In a single window of the Notamacropus eugenii isolate mMacEug1 chromosome 4, mMacEug1.pri_v2, whole genome shotgun sequence genome:
- the LOC140499555 gene encoding olfactory receptor 7C1-like yields the protein MGPVNQTYVSEFLLLGFSEKPEHQLSLFGLFLSIYLVTVGGNLLIMLTIGSDSHLHTPMYFFLSNLSLVDLCLVSTLVPKVLVNLLTHSKAISYAGCLTQMCFFMLFACSDNLLLTVMAYDRFVAICHPLKYVTIMSPQLCGLLILLSWSISLVNAVFHSLLVMRLSFCSEREISNFFCDLTPVLKLSCTDTHINNIFVYLTTGLLGVLPFTGILFSYTQICSSILRVPSTEGKCKAFSTCGSHLSVVLLFYGTSIGVYLSSSVTHSSWKSSFASVMYTVVTPMLNPFIYSLRNKDTKNALRGLISRLASSVTGHS from the coding sequence ATGGGACCAGTCAACCAAACCTATGTTTCTGAATTCCTCCTTCTAGGATTTTCTGAGAAGCCAGAGCATCAGCTGTCCCTCTTTGGGCTGTTCCTGAGTATATATTTGGTCACAGTAGGTGGGAACCTTCTCATCATGCTGACCATTGGTTCTGACTCCCACCTCCACacccccatgtacttcttcctctcCAACCTGTCTTTGGTGGATCTCTGTCTGGTATCTACCTTGGTCCCTAAGGTGCTGGTGAACctcctgacacacagtaaggcCATCTCCTATGCTGGCTGCCTCACCCAGATGTGCTTCTTCATGCTTTTTGCTTGTTCAGATAACTTACTCCTCACTGTGATGGCCTATGACCGCTTTGTGGCCATCTGTCACCCTCTGAAATATGTAACTATCATGAGCCCACAATTATGTGGTCTACTGATTTTACTGTCATGGAGTATCAGTCTTGTTAATGCAGTGTTCCATAGTCTATTGGTGATGAGACTGTCATTCTGCTCAGAACGTgaaatttcaaactttttttgtgATCTTACTCCAGTTCTCAAGCTCTCTTGTACGGATACCCATATCAataatatttttgtgtatttaacCACTGGACTTCTTGGTGTTCTTCCTTTCACAGGGATCCTCTTCTCTTATACTCAGATCTGTTCTTCTATATTGAGGGTTCCATCCACTGAGGGAAAGTGTAAAGCATTTTCTACCTGTGGGTCTCACCTCTCTGTTGTTTTACTATTCTATGGAACAAGTATTGGAGTATATCTGAGTTCCTCAGTTACACactcttcttggaagagctcattTGCCTCTGTGATGTATACTGTGGTCACTCCCATGTTGAATCCCTTCATTTATAGCCTAAGGAATAAGGACACAAAGAATGCTCTGAGAGGACTCATTAGCAGATTGGCTTCCTCAGTGACTGGGCATAGCTAA